The following are encoded in a window of Deltaproteobacteria bacterium genomic DNA:
- the infC gene encoding translation initiation factor IF-3: MAKKVRVNNRITATEVRLVSADGEQVGIVSTEEALNRAKDLGLDLVEVAPNANPPVCRIMDYGKYKYLQSKKEHEARKKQTIINVKEMKIRPRTDEHDFQVKLKHIRRFLGDGDKVKVTCRFRGREMAFQSQGLALLNRIAEEVSELAKVESHPKSEGRTIVMILGPLAVKKKS; the protein is encoded by the coding sequence ATAGCAAAGAAGGTTAGGGTGAACAACCGGATTACTGCTACCGAAGTAAGATTGGTCAGTGCAGACGGTGAGCAGGTCGGAATCGTCAGCACCGAAGAAGCCCTCAATAGAGCCAAAGACCTGGGTCTCGACCTGGTCGAGGTTGCGCCAAATGCCAATCCGCCCGTATGCAGGATAATGGATTATGGAAAATACAAGTACCTCCAGAGCAAGAAGGAACACGAGGCCAGGAAGAAGCAGACCATAATCAATGTGAAAGAGATGAAGATAAGACCCAGAACCGATGAGCACGATTTCCAGGTTAAGTTAAAACATATCAGGCGCTTTCTCGGCGATGGAGACAAGGTGAAAGTAACCTGCAGGTTCAGGGGAAGGGAGATGGCATTCCAGAGCCAGGGACTGGCGTTGCTCAACAGGATTGCCGAGGAAGTCTCGGAGTTAGCGAAAGTCGAGTCACATCCAAAATCGGAAGGAAGGACAATCGTAATGATCCTTGGTCCCCTTGCGGTCAAGAAGAAAAGCTAA
- the dnaE gene encoding DNA polymerase III subunit alpha encodes EKKATQVLKEYVDIYGKDSFFLEIQANGLPEQNRMNKLLAKLSNKNGVPLVATNDCHYLKKEDYGIHDILLCLQTGKKIDDENRMRFETDQFYLKPPELMYKEFENYGESLKNTMYIFERCNVTIDLGTYKIPRFLSPEGIASHDYMKTLAINGMEERFLEMKSRNEKIDDHDRLHYRKRLDYEIEVIKNTGFADYFLIVWDFINFSKKKGIPVGPGRGSAAGSLVSYCLRITDIDPIQYDLLFERFLNPDRISMPDIDCDFCMLGRDEVIRYVEDKYGKENVAQIITFGTMQAKAAIRDVARVLDIPYAEADRMAKLVPAGMKLAPAIRTDPRLKDLLDSDPQAKKVADISIAIEGTSRHASTHAAGVVISSGRITEHVPLYRNSNGDITTQFPMKDIDKIGLIKFDFLGLRTLTIMKHALDLIRQNHGVELKLERIKLDDVEVYKTLQQGDTKGVFQCESTGFTDLITKIRPTKLTELIDAIALYRPGPLQSGMVDDYVERKHGRRQVDYIFPELKEILKDTHGVIVYQEQVMKIAQVLAGYSMGEADSLRKAIGKKDQIKMAEHEIKFIDGCVKKGIEREKAGIFWSSIKGFGEYGFNKSHSAAYAFIAYYTAYLKTHYPVEYFCSILTYEAQDTAKVIQYINYCKDRGIEVLPPDVNESEEQFIISDGKIRFGLSAIKNVGSSAIEGIVEARKESPFANLLDFSRRVDHRKVNKRTIESLIKAGAFDTIEPSRGKAFTIFPGLMEKVQLMKKKEADPQMGLFGEKAPADIIRLEIDLEGVRDWSEKEKMLYEKESLGFYITGHPLDQHDALLSEVSVETTSSLQHRYQGDRVTVAGVVNNLREKRTRRNEVMAIVFFEDREGIVEVIVFPNLYGVSDHIIKSADPFFVSGRVERDDKSVKIIAEDIVQINEGKERLSREVHITLDSSRVKSEDVAEISKLFMKHRGDKKSRINYILDETLLVVIDLSEDYSLAPSPTFAKDLKNKLGYDAFDLH; translated from the coding sequence GAGAAAAAAGCCACCCAGGTGCTCAAAGAGTATGTTGACATTTATGGAAAGGATTCATTTTTCCTCGAGATCCAGGCAAACGGCCTTCCCGAACAAAACAGGATGAACAAGCTGCTCGCCAAGCTCTCGAATAAAAACGGCGTGCCGCTGGTTGCGACCAACGACTGTCACTATCTGAAAAAGGAGGATTACGGGATCCATGACATCCTTTTATGCCTCCAGACGGGCAAGAAAATAGACGACGAAAACAGGATGAGATTTGAAACAGACCAGTTTTACTTAAAACCCCCTGAACTGATGTACAAAGAGTTCGAGAACTACGGCGAATCCCTCAAGAACACGATGTACATTTTCGAGCGATGCAATGTGACCATCGACCTTGGAACCTACAAAATCCCCCGCTTCCTATCCCCGGAGGGTATTGCAAGCCACGATTACATGAAGACACTTGCCATCAACGGCATGGAGGAGCGGTTCTTGGAAATGAAATCGCGCAACGAAAAAATCGACGACCATGACCGGTTGCACTACAGAAAGCGGCTGGATTACGAGATAGAGGTCATTAAAAATACCGGCTTTGCTGACTATTTTTTGATTGTCTGGGACTTTATAAACTTTTCCAAGAAAAAGGGTATTCCCGTTGGACCGGGAAGGGGGAGCGCCGCGGGATCACTGGTATCCTATTGCCTGAGGATTACCGACATCGATCCGATTCAATATGATCTGCTCTTCGAGAGGTTTTTAAACCCCGACCGCATAAGCATGCCCGATATAGACTGCGACTTCTGTATGCTCGGAAGAGATGAGGTGATCAGATATGTCGAGGATAAATACGGAAAGGAGAACGTTGCACAGATCATCACTTTCGGGACCATGCAGGCAAAAGCCGCCATCCGAGATGTGGCAAGAGTTCTCGACATTCCCTACGCTGAGGCAGACAGGATGGCAAAACTCGTCCCTGCAGGAATGAAACTTGCCCCCGCGATAAGGACCGACCCCAGGTTAAAGGATCTGCTCGATAGTGACCCTCAGGCGAAAAAGGTTGCCGATATATCGATTGCCATCGAGGGGACCTCGAGGCACGCATCGACGCATGCCGCGGGGGTCGTCATTTCCAGCGGCCGGATTACCGAGCATGTCCCCCTCTACAGAAACTCCAACGGGGATATCACCACGCAGTTTCCGATGAAGGATATCGATAAGATCGGACTGATAAAATTCGACTTTCTCGGCCTGCGGACGCTGACGATAATGAAGCACGCCCTCGACCTCATCAGACAGAACCACGGGGTCGAACTGAAGCTGGAACGGATCAAGCTCGATGACGTGGAGGTCTACAAAACGCTCCAACAGGGAGACACGAAAGGGGTATTCCAGTGCGAGAGCACCGGCTTCACCGATCTCATCACAAAAATCAGACCCACGAAATTAACAGAGCTCATCGATGCAATTGCCCTGTACCGGCCGGGGCCTCTTCAGAGCGGAATGGTCGATGATTACGTTGAGAGGAAACATGGGCGAAGGCAGGTAGATTATATCTTCCCGGAGCTGAAGGAGATCCTGAAGGACACACACGGAGTGATCGTCTACCAGGAACAGGTGATGAAAATTGCCCAGGTGCTCGCCGGGTATTCGATGGGCGAAGCCGACTCGCTCAGAAAGGCGATCGGGAAAAAAGACCAGATAAAAATGGCCGAGCATGAGATCAAATTCATCGATGGATGTGTGAAAAAGGGAATAGAGAGGGAAAAAGCAGGGATCTTCTGGAGCAGCATAAAAGGGTTCGGGGAATACGGTTTCAACAAATCCCACAGCGCGGCCTACGCTTTCATCGCCTACTATACGGCGTATTTGAAGACCCATTACCCCGTGGAGTACTTCTGCTCCATTCTCACCTACGAAGCACAGGATACAGCCAAGGTAATACAGTACATCAACTATTGCAAAGACAGGGGAATCGAGGTCCTGCCCCCCGACGTGAACGAAAGCGAGGAGCAGTTCATCATCAGTGACGGCAAGATACGCTTCGGGCTATCTGCAATCAAGAACGTGGGCTCCTCGGCAATCGAAGGCATCGTCGAAGCGCGAAAAGAGAGTCCATTTGCCAATTTGTTGGACTTTTCCAGGAGGGTTGACCACAGGAAGGTGAACAAGAGGACGATAGAGAGCCTGATAAAAGCGGGGGCCTTCGACACGATAGAGCCATCGAGAGGGAAGGCGTTCACGATATTCCCGGGATTGATGGAGAAGGTCCAGCTCATGAAAAAGAAAGAGGCAGACCCCCAGATGGGTCTTTTCGGGGAAAAAGCCCCAGCGGATATCATACGTCTCGAGATCGATCTGGAAGGGGTGCGCGACTGGTCGGAGAAGGAGAAGATGCTCTACGAGAAAGAGAGCCTCGGTTTCTACATAACGGGACATCCCCTCGACCAGCACGATGCCCTTTTATCCGAGGTGAGCGTTGAAACCACATCCTCTCTCCAGCACAGGTATCAGGGAGACAGGGTTACGGTTGCAGGTGTGGTAAACAACCTCCGGGAGAAGAGAACGAGGCGCAACGAGGTAATGGCAATAGTCTTTTTCGAGGACAGGGAGGGAATCGTCGAGGTAATCGTCTTCCCGAACCTCTACGGAGTATCGGATCACATAATCAAATCAGCCGACCCCTTCTTCGTTTCCGGGAGAGTGGAGAGAGACGACAAAAGTGTTAAAATAATTGCAGAGGACATTGTTCAGATCAACGAAGGGAAAGAACGGCTCTCCCGGGAGGTACACATAACGCTCGATTCCAGCAGGGTTAAAAGTGAAGATGTGGCTGAGATCAGCAAGCTTTTCATGAAACACAGGGGCGATAAAAAATCTCGAATCAACTACATCCTCGATGAAACACTGCTTGTCGTCATCGATCTGTCCGAAGATTATTCGCTGGCCCCTTCGCCGACATTCGCAAAGGATTTGAAAAATAAACTGGGGTACGATGCTTTTGACCTTCACTGA
- the hflX gene encoding GTPase HflX codes for MLLTFTDRPIVSGNGGKEKAILVGVFLKGRKNRQSSPYRPVIAQDFMDELHALARSANAEVPHSVITSASHFNPSMLIGTGKADEIHRLIHHHDADLVIFNNLLRPVQQKNLEEFLGVKVIDRKELILDIFAQRAKSSEGKLQVELAQLQYRLTRIIGKGRELSRTGGGIGTRGPGEKKLEIDRRRIRERISQIKRDLVKVRKTRTLHYERRKKGNAFVVSLVGYTNAGKSTLFNFLTGASAISKNQMFSTLDPTTRRINIPSNGKRCLIVDTVGFIRDLPPELIDAFKATLEGINESDLIIHVIDFSSPFSEENEEVVEEILSDIGVRDKPMITVYNKTDLTKGQYSIEPGSGKLYISAKTGNGTDVLIREILKRVCQFEDTGKSSTQSEFSTSQISSRQRE; via the coding sequence ATGCTTTTGACCTTCACTGACCGCCCAATTGTCTCCGGAAATGGAGGAAAGGAAAAGGCTATCCTCGTCGGTGTATTCCTCAAGGGCAGGAAAAATAGACAGAGCAGCCCTTACCGGCCCGTAATAGCCCAGGATTTCATGGACGAGCTGCATGCCCTTGCAAGAAGCGCCAATGCAGAGGTTCCCCACTCCGTGATAACTTCGGCAAGCCACTTCAATCCTTCCATGCTGATCGGCACCGGGAAAGCGGATGAGATCCACAGGCTGATTCACCACCACGACGCGGATCTCGTCATTTTCAATAATCTCCTGCGGCCTGTGCAGCAAAAAAACCTCGAGGAGTTTCTCGGCGTGAAGGTAATCGACAGGAAAGAGCTCATTCTCGACATCTTTGCCCAGAGGGCAAAGAGTTCGGAAGGTAAATTGCAGGTGGAGCTCGCCCAGCTTCAATACCGTTTGACCAGGATCATCGGGAAGGGCAGGGAGCTGTCACGAACGGGAGGGGGAATAGGAACCAGGGGGCCGGGAGAGAAGAAGCTCGAGATAGACAGGAGGAGAATTCGGGAGAGGATAAGCCAGATCAAAAGGGATCTTGTCAAGGTTCGAAAGACGAGAACTCTTCATTACGAAAGGAGAAAGAAGGGGAATGCCTTTGTCGTTTCCCTGGTTGGATACACCAACGCCGGCAAATCCACCCTATTTAATTTCCTGACCGGTGCCTCCGCGATCTCCAAGAATCAGATGTTTTCGACCCTCGATCCGACAACGAGGAGAATAAACATCCCGTCAAATGGAAAAAGATGCCTCATCGTAGACACGGTCGGATTCATAAGGGATCTTCCCCCCGAGCTCATCGATGCTTTCAAGGCGACACTCGAGGGCATCAACGAGTCCGACCTGATCATACACGTCATCGATTTTTCATCGCCCTTCAGTGAGGAAAACGAGGAGGTCGTCGAGGAGATCCTCTCCGATATCGGCGTAAGGGATAAACCGATGATAACCGTGTATAACAAAACAGACCTCACGAAAGGACAATATTCTATTGAGCCCGGCAGCGGGAAATTGTATATTTCTGCGAAGACGGGGAATGGGACAGATGTATTAATACGGGAGATCTTAAAGCGCGTATGCCAGTTCGAAGATACAGGGAAAAGTTCGACACAGAGCGAATTCTCAACCTCGCAAATATCATCACGGCAGCGAGAATAA
- a CDS encoding DUF512 domain-containing protein, giving the protein MVRVDGVTRDSVADRHGVVRGDRIVHVNGKSVEDLIDLHFLTAQARCRIGVRNKRGEEFTFPYREKEGPLGIIPEPIKVKRCRNKCVFCFVHQLPRGMRRTLYVKDEDYRLSFLSGNFVTLSDVTDEELAKIIRYRLSPIYVSIHTTDNDLRRRMLGNPRARDIKTTLHELTHNGISVHGQIVICPGINDGKVLTQTVSDLSRLYPGLESVALVPVGITAHREGLPPIESITVEKAKDIVTYVESFARKFRKESGEDFLYASDEFYILAQRGLPSEKRYGEFHQIENGVGLVRKFMKSANRFSKMAAKPMGDLAGIVVTGALSSGLIDRFISEFNQKTGASVRVIPVENALFGNTVTVTGLLTGEDIVRAVKGGKGEILFIPSVLLRETGDRFLDDLTPEKLGGVTGKRVVVFEPDPVEFYRKCLEIMYN; this is encoded by the coding sequence GTGGTCAGAGTGGACGGTGTAACACGGGACAGCGTCGCAGACAGGCACGGCGTTGTGCGGGGCGACCGAATCGTTCACGTGAACGGGAAAAGTGTCGAAGACCTCATCGACCTTCACTTCCTCACCGCACAGGCAAGGTGCCGTATCGGCGTAAGGAACAAAAGGGGCGAGGAGTTCACCTTCCCATACCGTGAGAAAGAGGGCCCCCTCGGCATTATCCCCGAGCCGATAAAAGTCAAACGGTGCAGGAACAAGTGCGTTTTCTGCTTCGTACACCAGCTGCCCCGGGGGATGCGAAGGACTCTGTACGTAAAGGACGAGGATTACCGCCTCTCGTTTCTCTCGGGAAACTTCGTTACCCTCTCCGATGTGACCGATGAGGAGCTCGCCAAGATCATCAGATACCGTCTGTCACCGATTTACGTTTCCATCCACACAACGGACAACGACCTCCGTCGAAGGATGCTCGGCAATCCGCGTGCCAGAGACATAAAGACAACCCTTCACGAATTGACCCACAACGGCATCTCCGTCCACGGCCAGATAGTCATCTGCCCGGGAATCAACGATGGAAAGGTCCTGACGCAGACCGTCTCGGATCTTTCCCGCCTTTATCCCGGACTGGAGAGCGTAGCGCTGGTGCCGGTCGGAATAACCGCCCACAGGGAAGGCCTGCCGCCCATTGAAAGTATCACCGTAGAAAAGGCAAAGGATATCGTTACGTATGTTGAGTCTTTCGCACGAAAATTCAGGAAAGAGAGTGGAGAGGATTTCCTCTACGCTTCCGATGAGTTTTATATCCTGGCACAGAGAGGTCTCCCTTCCGAGAAGCGGTATGGAGAATTCCATCAGATAGAAAACGGCGTGGGGCTGGTGAGAAAATTCATGAAGTCTGCAAACAGGTTTTCCAAAATGGCGGCAAAACCCATGGGAGATCTTGCCGGAATTGTGGTGACTGGCGCGTTGTCCTCGGGGCTCATCGATCGCTTCATCTCTGAATTCAACCAAAAAACAGGAGCATCGGTGAGGGTAATACCGGTTGAGAACGCTCTTTTCGGGAATACCGTTACCGTCACGGGCCTGCTTACGGGTGAAGACATAGTGAGGGCGGTCAAAGGCGGAAAGGGGGAAATTCTCTTCATACCTTCGGTCCTCTTGAGGGAAACGGGGGATAGATTCCTCGATGATCTCACGCCGGAAAAACTGGGAGGTGTCACGGGAAAAAGGGTGGTCGTATTTGAACCCGATCCTGTCGAATTTTACCGAAAATGCCTGGAAATAATGTATAATTGA
- the rpmI gene encoding 50S ribosomal protein L35 produces the protein MPKIKTNRGAAKRFKVTATGKIRKNSANKSHLLTHKSTKRKRRLRKSVMIDSTNVKAVKKLIPYL, from the coding sequence ATGCCGAAAATCAAGACGAACAGGGGAGCAGCTAAGCGGTTCAAGGTTACCGCAACGGGAAAGATAAGAAAGAACAGCGCGAACAAGAGCCATCTGCTCACCCATAAGAGCACGAAGCGCAAGAGAAGGCTGAGAAAGTCGGTCATGATAGATTCGACGAACGTCAAAGCTGTCAAGAAACTCATACCCTACCTCTGA
- a CDS encoding CDP-diacylglycerol--glycerol-3-phosphate 3-phosphatidyltransferase: protein MPVRRYREKFDTERILNLANIITAARIILIPFFVQFIIQDRYTYALYVFVICGLSDAVDGFIARVFQVKSRFGMLLDPIADKALMATSFIILGIYQKIPLLLVIITISRDIIILLGSLLIIIFIGMEEISTVPLGKANTVFQLTTIAYILFLLSYPDFIRGLGLEKNAVIVKTALFYVTGGTTLLSGIHYFVNGFKKLTRI from the coding sequence ATGCCAGTTCGAAGATACAGGGAAAAGTTCGACACAGAGCGAATTCTCAACCTCGCAAATATCATCACGGCAGCGAGAATAATACTCATCCCCTTTTTCGTCCAGTTTATCATTCAGGACAGGTACACATATGCCTTGTACGTCTTCGTCATCTGCGGATTGAGCGATGCCGTCGACGGTTTCATCGCGCGGGTATTCCAGGTAAAGAGCAGGTTTGGCATGCTCCTTGACCCCATAGCCGACAAGGCCCTCATGGCCACATCGTTCATCATTCTCGGGATATATCAAAAAATTCCCCTCCTGCTCGTCATCATCACAATCAGCAGGGACATCATCATACTCCTGGGCTCGCTGCTGATCATCATATTTATCGGCATGGAGGAGATATCCACCGTCCCCCTCGGAAAAGCCAACACCGTCTTCCAGCTCACCACGATCGCATATATCCTCTTCCTCCTCTCCTATCCTGATTTTATACGTGGCCTCGGTCTCGAAAAAAATGCCGTTATAGTCAAAACCGCTCTATTTTACGTGACGGGTGGGACGACCCTTCTGTCGGGAATCCACTACTTTGTAAACGGTTTTAAAAAGCTGACAAGGATTTAA
- the rplT gene encoding 50S ribosomal protein L20 yields the protein MSRAKRSSHTRKKKKKILKMAKGYRGGRSRLVRTAKESVAKALMYSYRDRKVRKRDIRALWIQRINAATRLHGLSYSKFINGLKRADVDIDRKILANLAIHDEDAFRHLVEIAKSSLG from the coding sequence ATGTCGAGAGCAAAAAGAAGCAGCCATACGAGAAAGAAGAAGAAGAAGATCCTCAAGATGGCGAAGGGATACAGAGGGGGAAGGAGCAGGCTTGTGAGAACCGCAAAAGAATCCGTGGCCAAGGCCCTCATGTATTCCTACCGTGACAGGAAAGTGCGTAAGAGGGATATACGTGCGCTCTGGATCCAGAGGATAAACGCGGCCACCCGGCTTCACGGGCTTTCATACAGCAAGTTCATAAACGGCCTGAAAAGAGCGGACGTCGATATCGACAGGAAAATCCTCGCCAACCTTGCAATCCACGACGAAGATGCTTTCAGGCACTTAGTGGAAATTGCGAAATCATCTCTGGGTTGA